Proteins encoded together in one Streptomyces sp. NBC_01216 window:
- a CDS encoding MerR family transcriptional regulator, with amino-acid sequence MATETEEQPPTFTVDELAARAGVTVRTVRFYGTRGLLPPPVIGPRRVGHYGSEHLSRLALIEELQHQGMTLAAIERYLGQLPPDLSAQDLAIHRALVASWAPESAEETTRRELERRAGRALTDEDVDRLAAMGVLDRGPDPEVFRLDGTLLRLGVELLDVPIPHETILASRTVLLEHARAAAQELSRLFREEVWNPYREREADADHVAAMRSLSAHMQPMVVQSLVTAFQRSLREELRAAFGAGTPTEARPTGSTGRAVRGG; translated from the coding sequence ATGGCCACCGAGACCGAGGAGCAGCCACCGACGTTCACCGTCGACGAACTGGCCGCCCGTGCGGGCGTCACCGTGCGCACGGTCCGCTTCTACGGGACCCGGGGGCTGCTGCCACCGCCCGTGATCGGCCCCCGCAGGGTCGGCCACTACGGCTCCGAACACCTCTCGCGCCTGGCCCTGATCGAGGAGCTCCAGCACCAGGGCATGACCCTGGCCGCGATCGAACGGTACCTGGGACAGCTGCCGCCCGACCTGAGCGCCCAGGATCTGGCCATCCACCGGGCGCTGGTCGCCTCCTGGGCTCCCGAGTCGGCCGAGGAGACCACCCGCCGCGAGCTGGAGCGGCGGGCCGGACGTGCCCTGACCGACGAGGACGTGGACCGTCTCGCGGCGATGGGCGTGCTGGACCGGGGCCCCGACCCGGAGGTCTTCCGGCTCGACGGCACGCTGTTGCGGCTGGGCGTGGAGCTGCTCGACGTGCCCATCCCGCACGAGACGATCCTCGCCTCCCGCACGGTCCTCCTGGAGCACGCCCGCGCGGCGGCTCAGGAACTGTCGCGGCTGTTCCGGGAGGAGGTGTGGAACCCCTACCGGGAGCGGGAGGCCGACGCCGATCACGTGGCGGCGATGCGGTCCCTGTCGGCGCACATGCAGCCGATGGTCGTGCAGTCCCTGGTGACCGCGTTCCAGCGGTCCCTCCGGGAGGAGCTGCGGGCGGCGTTCGGCGCCGGGACACCCACCGAGGCCCGCCCCACCGGGAGCACCGGCCGAGCGGTGCGCGGCGGGTAG
- a CDS encoding 3-hydroxyacyl-CoA dehydrogenase NAD-binding domain-containing protein: MTESTTIRWEQDETGIVTLVLDDPTQSANTMNQAFRESIAAVAERVVAERDSIRGIIYTSAKKTFFAGGDLKDMMRVGPEQAQQVFDTGTAIKASLRAIETIGKPVVAAVNGAALGGGYEIALASHHRVALDAPGSRIGLPEVTLGLLPAGGGVTRTVRLMGIADALLKVLLQGNRYSPRRALENGLVHEVAATPEELMAKARAFIDAHPESRQPWDVKGYKIPGGTPANPRFAADLPAFPANLRKQLNGAPYPAPRNILACAVEGAQVDFETALTIEARYFTELVTGQTAKNMIQAFFFDLQAVNSGANRPRGVEPRPVRKVAVLGAGMMGAGIAYSCARAGIEVVLKDVSAEAAARGKEYAEKLLAKALARGRTTEARRDALLARITPTADPADLAGCDAVIEAVFEDTGLKHKVFQEIQDVVEPDALLCSNTSTLPITVLAEGVSRPVDFIGLHFFSPVDKMPLVEIIKGERTGPEALARAFDLVRQIDKTPIVVNDSRGFFTSRVIGQFINEGVAMVGEGADPASVEQAAAQAGYPAKVLSLMDELTLTLPRKIRDETRRAVEESGGTWTGHPSDAVIDRMVDEFGRPGRSGGGGFYEYGEDGKRVGLWPGLRAHFTRADVTIPFRDMKERMLFSEALDSVRCLEENVLTSVADANIGSVMGIGFPAWTGGVLQYINGYEGGLPGFVARARELAERYGDRFAPPALLVAKAERGEVFRDA; encoded by the coding sequence ATGACCGAGAGCACCACCATCCGCTGGGAGCAGGACGAGACCGGCATCGTCACCCTCGTCCTCGACGACCCCACCCAGTCCGCGAACACGATGAACCAGGCGTTCAGGGAGTCCATCGCGGCGGTCGCCGAGCGCGTCGTGGCCGAGCGGGACTCCATCCGCGGCATCATCTACACCTCCGCCAAGAAGACCTTCTTCGCGGGCGGCGACCTCAAGGACATGATGAGGGTCGGGCCCGAGCAGGCCCAGCAGGTCTTCGACACCGGCACGGCCATCAAGGCATCGTTGCGGGCCATCGAGACGATCGGCAAGCCGGTCGTCGCCGCCGTCAACGGCGCGGCGCTCGGCGGCGGATACGAGATCGCCCTGGCCTCCCACCACCGCGTCGCCCTCGACGCGCCGGGCTCCCGGATCGGCCTGCCCGAGGTCACCCTCGGTCTGCTTCCGGCGGGCGGCGGCGTCACCCGCACCGTACGGCTCATGGGCATCGCCGACGCGCTGCTGAAGGTCCTCCTCCAGGGCAACCGGTACTCGCCGCGGCGGGCGCTCGAGAACGGCCTGGTCCACGAAGTGGCCGCCACGCCCGAGGAGTTGATGGCCAAGGCGCGCGCGTTCATCGACGCCCACCCCGAGTCGCGGCAGCCCTGGGACGTCAAGGGCTACAAGATCCCCGGTGGTACCCCCGCCAACCCACGGTTCGCGGCCGACCTCCCGGCCTTCCCCGCCAACCTGAGGAAGCAGCTGAACGGAGCCCCCTACCCCGCGCCGCGCAACATTCTGGCGTGCGCCGTCGAGGGCGCACAGGTCGACTTCGAGACCGCGCTGACCATCGAGGCCCGCTACTTCACCGAGCTGGTCACCGGCCAGACCGCGAAGAACATGATCCAGGCGTTCTTCTTCGACCTCCAGGCCGTCAACTCCGGCGCCAACCGGCCCCGGGGTGTCGAACCCCGGCCGGTCCGCAAGGTCGCCGTGCTCGGCGCGGGCATGATGGGCGCGGGCATCGCCTACTCCTGCGCCCGCGCGGGCATCGAGGTCGTTCTCAAGGACGTCTCGGCGGAGGCCGCCGCGCGCGGCAAGGAGTACGCGGAGAAACTGCTCGCCAAGGCTCTCGCCCGAGGTCGCACCACCGAGGCCCGGCGCGACGCGCTGCTCGCCCGGATCACGCCGACCGCCGATCCGGCCGACCTGGCCGGCTGCGACGCGGTCATCGAGGCCGTCTTCGAGGACACCGGCCTCAAGCACAAGGTGTTCCAGGAGATCCAGGACGTCGTCGAGCCGGACGCGCTGCTCTGCTCCAACACCTCGACGCTGCCCATCACGGTCCTCGCCGAAGGGGTCTCCCGGCCCGTGGACTTCATCGGCCTGCACTTCTTCTCGCCCGTCGACAAGATGCCGCTGGTCGAGATCATCAAGGGGGAGCGGACCGGTCCCGAGGCGCTCGCCCGCGCCTTCGACCTCGTGCGGCAGATCGACAAGACGCCGATCGTGGTCAACGACTCACGCGGCTTCTTCACCTCCCGCGTGATCGGCCAGTTCATCAACGAGGGCGTCGCGATGGTCGGCGAGGGCGCCGACCCGGCCTCCGTCGAGCAGGCGGCGGCCCAGGCCGGCTACCCGGCCAAGGTGCTGTCGCTGATGGACGAGCTGACGCTCACACTGCCCCGCAAGATCCGCGACGAGACCCGGCGCGCGGTCGAGGAGTCGGGCGGCACCTGGACCGGGCACCCCTCGGACGCGGTGATCGACCGCATGGTCGACGAGTTCGGCCGGCCCGGCCGCAGCGGTGGCGGCGGCTTCTACGAGTACGGCGAGGACGGCAAGCGGGTGGGCCTCTGGCCGGGCCTGCGCGCACACTTCACGCGTGCCGACGTGACGATCCCCTTCCGGGACATGAAGGAGCGGATGCTCTTCTCCGAGGCGCTGGACTCCGTGCGCTGCCTGGAGGAGAACGTCCTCACCTCGGTCGCCGACGCCAACATCGGCTCCGTCATGGGCATCGGCTTCCCTGCCTGGACCGGCGGCGTGCTGCAGTACATCAACGGGTACGAGGGCGGCCTGCCCGGCTTCGTGGCGCGGGCGCGCGAACTGGCCGAGCGGTACGGCGACCGCTTCGCTCCGCCGGCCCTGCTGGTCGCGAAGGCCGAGCGCGGCGAGGTCTTCCGCGACGCCTGA
- a CDS encoding acetyl-CoA C-acetyltransferase has protein sequence MSTEAYVYDAIRTPRGRGKANGALHGTKPIDLVVGLIDEIRRRFPTLDPAAVDDIVLGVVGPVGDQGSDIARIAAIAAGLPDTVAGVQENRFCASGLEAVNMAAMKVRSGWEDLVLAGGVESMSRVPMASDGGAWFADPMTNYETGFVPQGIGADLIATIEGFTRRDVDEYAALSQERAAAAWKDGRFDRSVVPVTDRRSGLLVLDHDEHMRPGTTADSLASLKPSFAAIGDLGGFDAVALQKYHWVERIDHVHHAGNSSGIVDGASLVAIGSREVGARYGLAPRARIVAAAVSGSEPTIMLTGPAPATRKALAKAGLTMDDIDLVEINEAFAGVVLRFVRDMDISLEKVNVNGGAIALGHPLGATGAMILGTLIDELERQDKRYGLATLCVGGGMGIATIVERV, from the coding sequence GTGAGCACCGAAGCGTACGTGTACGACGCGATCCGCACCCCGCGCGGGCGCGGCAAGGCCAACGGCGCCCTGCACGGCACCAAGCCCATCGACCTGGTCGTCGGCCTGATCGACGAGATCCGGCGCCGCTTCCCCACCCTCGACCCGGCCGCCGTCGACGACATCGTCCTCGGCGTCGTCGGCCCGGTCGGCGACCAGGGCTCCGACATCGCCCGGATCGCCGCCATCGCCGCCGGGCTGCCCGACACCGTCGCCGGCGTACAGGAGAACCGGTTCTGTGCCTCCGGGCTGGAAGCCGTCAACATGGCCGCCATGAAGGTCCGCTCCGGCTGGGAGGATCTCGTCCTCGCGGGCGGTGTCGAGTCCATGTCACGGGTCCCGATGGCTTCGGACGGCGGCGCCTGGTTCGCCGACCCGATGACCAACTACGAGACCGGGTTCGTCCCCCAGGGCATCGGCGCGGACCTCATCGCCACCATCGAGGGCTTCACCCGCCGCGATGTCGACGAGTACGCCGCGCTCTCCCAGGAGCGGGCCGCCGCCGCCTGGAAGGACGGCCGCTTCGACCGCTCCGTCGTCCCGGTCACCGACCGGCGCAGCGGCCTGCTCGTCCTCGACCACGACGAGCACATGCGGCCGGGCACCACCGCGGACTCGCTCGCCTCCCTCAAGCCCTCCTTCGCCGCGATCGGCGACCTGGGCGGCTTCGACGCGGTCGCGCTCCAGAAGTACCACTGGGTGGAGAGGATCGACCACGTCCACCACGCCGGCAACTCCTCCGGCATCGTCGACGGCGCCTCGCTCGTCGCCATCGGCTCCCGGGAGGTCGGCGCCCGCTACGGACTCGCCCCCCGCGCCCGCATCGTGGCCGCGGCCGTCTCCGGCTCCGAGCCGACCATCATGCTCACCGGCCCGGCGCCCGCGACCCGCAAGGCCCTGGCCAAGGCCGGGCTCACGATGGACGACATCGACCTGGTCGAGATCAACGAGGCGTTCGCCGGCGTCGTGCTCCGCTTCGTCAGGGACATGGACATCAGCCTGGAGAAGGTCAACGTCAACGGCGGCGCGATCGCCCTGGGCCACCCGCTCGGCGCCACCGGAGCGATGATCCTCGGCACCCTGATCGACGAGCTGGAGCGCCAGGACAAGCGCTACGGCCTGGCCACGCTGTGTGTCGGCGGCGGCATGGGCATCGCCACGATCGTCGAACGCGTCTGA
- a CDS encoding acyl-CoA dehydrogenase family protein, which yields MKRQLYTADHEAFRETVRTFLAKEVLPHYAQWEKDGIVARDAWRAAGRQGLLGLAVDEEYGGGGNADFRYSAVLAEEFTRAGAPGIALGLHNDIIGPYLTSLATEEQRRRWLPGFCSGELITAIAMTEPGAGSDLQGIRTSAEDRGDHWVLNGSKTFISNGILADLVIVVARTTPEGGAHGLSLLVVERGMEGFERGRNLDKIGQKSQDTAELFFHDVRVPKENLLGELHGAFVHLMTNLAQERMAIAVAGIAAAEHLLEITTRHVKEREAFGRPLAKLQHIRFEIAEMATECAVTRAFLDRCIADHADGRLDAVHASMAKWWATELQKRVADRCLQLHGGYGYMAEFPVARAFTDGRIQTIYGGTTEIMKEIIGRSLLG from the coding sequence ATGAAGCGTCAGCTCTACACCGCAGACCACGAGGCGTTCCGCGAGACCGTCCGGACGTTCCTCGCCAAGGAGGTCCTGCCGCACTACGCGCAGTGGGAGAAGGACGGCATCGTCGCCCGCGACGCGTGGCGCGCCGCCGGACGCCAGGGACTGCTGGGACTGGCCGTCGACGAGGAGTACGGCGGTGGCGGGAACGCCGACTTCCGCTACAGCGCCGTCCTCGCCGAGGAGTTCACCCGGGCCGGCGCCCCCGGTATCGCGCTCGGACTGCACAACGACATCATCGGCCCGTACCTCACCTCGCTGGCCACCGAGGAACAGCGGCGGCGCTGGCTGCCCGGCTTCTGCTCGGGCGAGCTGATCACCGCCATCGCGATGACCGAGCCGGGCGCCGGCTCGGACCTCCAGGGCATCCGGACGAGCGCCGAGGACCGGGGCGACCACTGGGTCCTCAACGGCTCCAAGACCTTCATCTCCAACGGCATCCTCGCCGACCTGGTGATCGTCGTCGCGAGGACGACACCCGAGGGTGGGGCGCACGGACTGTCACTCCTCGTGGTGGAGCGCGGCATGGAGGGCTTCGAGCGCGGCCGGAACCTCGACAAGATCGGACAGAAGTCCCAGGACACCGCCGAGCTGTTCTTCCACGACGTCCGCGTACCCAAGGAGAACCTGCTCGGCGAGCTCCACGGCGCCTTCGTCCACCTGATGACCAACCTCGCCCAGGAACGGATGGCCATCGCCGTGGCCGGCATCGCCGCCGCGGAGCACCTGCTGGAGATCACCACCCGCCACGTCAAGGAGCGCGAGGCATTCGGCCGTCCGCTGGCCAAGCTCCAGCACATCCGCTTCGAGATCGCGGAGATGGCCACCGAGTGCGCCGTCACCCGTGCCTTCCTCGACCGGTGCATCGCCGACCACGCGGACGGACGGCTCGACGCGGTGCACGCCTCGATGGCCAAGTGGTGGGCTACCGAACTCCAGAAGCGGGTCGCCGACCGCTGCCTGCAGCTGCACGGCGGATACGGCTACATGGCCGAGTTCCCGGTGGCGCGCGCCTTCACCGACGGCCGTATCCAGACCATCTACGGCGGCACGACCGAGATCATGAAGGAGATCATCGGCCGTTCCCTGCTCGGCTGA
- a CDS encoding CaiB/BaiF CoA transferase family protein translates to MAETRNARNGPLSGVRVVELAGIGPGPFAAMLLADLGADVVRVDRPGGPGLGIDPAFDLTNRNKRSVVVDLKAADGPATVLELAERADILIEGYRPGVAERLGVGADACHARNPRLVYGRMTGWGQDGPLAATAGHDIAYIAVTGTLSLIGPDPDGPPTVPANLVGDYAGGSLYLVVGVLAALRHAREHGEGQVVDAAIVDGAAHLATMIHGMLAAGGWQDRRGVNLLDGGCPFYGTYETSDGRHMAVGALEQPFYDEFVRLLGIEDTVPPRGDAGRWDELRAVVAERFRTRTGEEWTEVFAGTDACVAPVLSPREAPAHPHLAARGTFVEHGGLTQPAPAPRFSATPATVRGGPALPGADTADVARDWAVPALTTRTEAPQEPQA, encoded by the coding sequence ATGGCAGAGACGCGGAACGCCCGGAACGGCCCGCTCTCCGGGGTGCGCGTGGTCGAGCTGGCCGGTATCGGTCCCGGTCCTTTCGCCGCCATGCTCCTCGCCGACCTCGGCGCCGACGTCGTGCGGGTCGACCGCCCCGGAGGCCCGGGGCTCGGCATCGACCCCGCCTTCGACCTCACCAACCGCAACAAGCGCTCGGTGGTCGTCGACCTCAAGGCCGCGGACGGACCCGCCACCGTGCTCGAGCTGGCCGAGCGGGCCGACATCCTCATCGAGGGATACCGGCCCGGCGTGGCCGAACGTCTCGGAGTCGGAGCCGACGCCTGCCACGCCCGCAACCCGCGACTGGTCTACGGCCGGATGACCGGCTGGGGCCAGGACGGGCCGCTGGCGGCCACCGCGGGACACGACATCGCGTACATCGCCGTCACCGGGACGCTCTCCCTCATCGGCCCCGACCCCGACGGTCCGCCCACCGTGCCCGCCAACCTCGTCGGCGACTACGCGGGCGGCTCCCTCTACCTCGTGGTCGGAGTCCTGGCCGCGCTCCGGCACGCCCGCGAACACGGCGAGGGCCAGGTCGTCGACGCGGCGATCGTGGACGGCGCCGCCCATCTGGCCACGATGATCCACGGCATGCTGGCGGCCGGCGGCTGGCAGGACCGCCGGGGCGTCAACCTGCTCGACGGCGGCTGTCCCTTCTACGGGACCTACGAGACCTCCGACGGCCGGCACATGGCCGTCGGCGCCCTGGAGCAGCCGTTCTACGACGAGTTCGTGCGCCTGCTCGGCATCGAGGACACCGTCCCCCCGCGAGGGGACGCCGGCCGCTGGGACGAGCTGCGGGCCGTCGTCGCGGAGCGTTTCCGCACCCGCACCGGCGAGGAGTGGACCGAGGTGTTCGCCGGGACCGACGCCTGCGTGGCGCCGGTCCTCTCGCCGCGCGAGGCGCCGGCCCATCCGCACCTCGCCGCCCGCGGCACCTTCGTCGAGCACGGCGGCCTCACCCAGCCCGCGCCCGCGCCCCGCTTCTCCGCCACCCCCGCGACCGTCCGCGGCGGCCCGGCCCTGCCCGGCGCCGACACCGCCGACGTGGCCCGTGACTGGGCCGTCCCCGCCCTGACCACCCGCACCGAGGCACCGCAGGAGCCGCAGGCATGA
- a CDS encoding saccharopine dehydrogenase family protein, whose protein sequence is METGAGTVRDGAQRPYDLVLFGATGFVGELTAEYLAAHAPDGCRWALAGRSRAKLEALRERLAARRPHCADLPLVVADSADREAMRELAESARVVATTVGPYVWYGEVLLAACAEAGTDYADLTGETEFIDRMYVRHDGRARETGARLVHACGFDSVPHDLGVYFTVRQLPEDVPLRIDGFVRAGAVFSGGTFASALTAMGRGREVLRAARERRLYEPRLVGRRADAPFAGPRFSPQTGTWALPLPTLDPQVVARSAAALERYGPDFRYRHYASVKTLPMALGGAALVGTSLVAAQLPPLRRWMMDRYEPGQGPSAARRARSWFSVRFVGEGGGRRVFTEVSGGDPGYDETAKMLAESALCLAFDPLPKTAGQVTTAVAMGDALLGRLRAAGIRFRVADAR, encoded by the coding sequence ATGGAGACAGGGGCCGGCACGGTACGGGACGGCGCGCAGCGGCCGTACGACCTGGTGCTCTTCGGTGCGACGGGGTTCGTGGGCGAGCTGACCGCGGAGTACCTCGCCGCGCACGCGCCGGACGGGTGCCGCTGGGCGCTCGCGGGGCGCAGTCGCGCGAAACTCGAGGCCTTGCGCGAACGGCTGGCGGCCCGCCGGCCGCACTGCGCGGATCTGCCGCTGGTGGTCGCCGACTCCGCCGACCGGGAGGCGATGCGCGAGCTCGCCGAGTCCGCCCGGGTCGTGGCGACGACGGTCGGCCCGTACGTCTGGTACGGCGAGGTCCTGCTGGCGGCGTGCGCGGAGGCGGGCACGGACTACGCGGACCTGACCGGCGAGACCGAGTTCATCGACCGGATGTACGTGCGGCATGACGGCCGGGCCCGGGAGACGGGGGCCCGGCTGGTGCACGCCTGCGGCTTCGACTCGGTCCCGCACGACCTGGGGGTGTACTTCACCGTCCGGCAGCTGCCGGAGGACGTACCACTGCGGATCGACGGCTTCGTGCGGGCCGGCGCCGTGTTCTCGGGCGGTACCTTCGCCTCCGCCCTGACCGCGATGGGACGTGGCCGGGAGGTGCTTCGGGCCGCCCGCGAACGGCGCCTGTACGAACCGCGGTTGGTCGGACGCCGCGCCGACGCTCCGTTCGCGGGGCCGCGGTTCAGCCCGCAGACGGGCACCTGGGCGCTGCCCCTGCCCACCCTCGACCCGCAGGTGGTGGCCCGGTCCGCGGCCGCGCTGGAGCGGTACGGCCCGGACTTCCGCTACCGGCACTACGCCTCGGTCAAGACCCTCCCGATGGCGCTCGGTGGTGCCGCCCTCGTCGGTACGAGCCTGGTGGCGGCGCAACTGCCGCCGCTGCGGCGCTGGATGATGGACCGATACGAACCGGGTCAGGGACCGAGCGCCGCACGGCGCGCGCGAAGCTGGTTCTCGGTGCGCTTCGTCGGCGAGGGCGGCGGACGCCGGGTGTTCACCGAGGTCTCGGGTGGCGACCCGGGGTATGACGAGACGGCCAAGATGCTGGCGGAGTCGGCGCTCTGCCTCGCCTTCGATCCGCTGCCGAAGACGGCCGGCCAGGTCACCACCGCGGTCGCCATGGGCGACGCGCTGCTCGGCCGGCTACGGGCGGCCGGCATCCGCTTCCGGGTGGCCGACGCACGCTGA
- a CDS encoding VOC family protein — translation MIGTLQCVVLDCPDATELARFYQRLLGGEINRPDSRWALGEGWATLHDAAGAPVLAFQGVADHRPPVWGAPEQQFHLDVQVADLEAAHHAVLALGAWQLDDGGQDRLWRTYADPAGHPFCLVRHAAH, via the coding sequence GTGATCGGCACCCTGCAGTGTGTCGTCCTCGACTGCCCCGACGCGACGGAACTGGCCCGCTTCTACCAGCGGTTGCTGGGCGGCGAGATCAACCGACCGGACTCCCGGTGGGCGCTCGGCGAGGGCTGGGCCACGCTCCACGACGCCGCGGGCGCGCCGGTGCTCGCCTTCCAGGGCGTCGCCGACCACCGCCCTCCGGTCTGGGGAGCGCCCGAGCAGCAGTTCCATCTGGACGTGCAGGTCGCCGATCTGGAGGCCGCGCACCACGCGGTGCTCGCGCTCGGGGCCTGGCAGCTCGACGACGGGGGCCAGGACCGCCTGTGGCGCACCTACGCGGACCCGGCCGGTCATCCCTTCTGCCTGGTGCGCCACGCGGCACACTGA
- a CDS encoding endonuclease V: MSIIDTPEGWPADESAARRLQRELSARLVLDEQGPEPGTGHVTGLDVAYDDERDLVAAAAVVLDAATLDVVEEATAVGRVSFPYVPGLLAFREIPTVRAALDTLRHDPGLLVCDGHGLAHPRRFGLACHLGVLTGLPSIGVAKNAFTAGYAPPGPGRGDSTPLLADGEEVGRALRTQRDVKPVFVSVGHRVSLERACAHTLLLAPRYRIPETTRRADALCRRALEEALGAAP, encoded by the coding sequence ATGAGCATCATCGACACTCCGGAGGGCTGGCCGGCCGACGAGTCCGCCGCCCGGCGCCTTCAGCGGGAACTGAGCGCGCGGCTCGTACTCGACGAGCAGGGCCCCGAACCGGGCACCGGACACGTCACGGGCCTCGACGTGGCCTACGACGACGAGCGGGACCTCGTCGCGGCGGCGGCCGTGGTGCTGGACGCGGCGACCCTCGACGTGGTCGAGGAGGCCACAGCCGTCGGCCGGGTCTCCTTCCCGTACGTACCCGGGCTGCTCGCCTTCCGTGAGATCCCGACCGTGCGCGCCGCGCTCGACACCCTGCGCCACGATCCCGGCCTCCTTGTCTGCGACGGCCACGGGCTGGCCCACCCCCGCCGTTTCGGACTCGCCTGTCACCTCGGCGTCCTCACCGGGCTGCCGTCCATCGGCGTCGCGAAGAACGCCTTCACGGCCGGCTACGCACCCCCCGGGCCCGGCCGCGGCGACTCCACTCCGCTGCTCGCCGACGGCGAGGAGGTCGGACGGGCTCTGCGCACCCAGCGGGACGTGAAACCCGTCTTCGTCTCCGTGGGGCACCGGGTGTCCCTGGAGCGGGCGTGCGCGCACACCCTGCTCCTCGCGCCCCGCTATCGGATACCCGAGACCACCCGGCGTGCCGACGCGCTGTGTCGCCGCGCCCTCGAGGAGGCGCTCGGCGCCGCGCCGTGA
- a CDS encoding SDR family NAD(P)-dependent oxidoreductase, with protein sequence MSLSLAGKVAVVTGGASGVGLGIAQEFVANGARVVIIDLHQEALDEAVAAIGPNCSGIVADVTRLVDMEAAYRQVKECHGRLDAVVANAGIGAHAPLGAITEEQFDRTFNVNAKGVLFTVQPALALLPPGGTVVIIGSTASIQPPRGMSLYGGSKAAVRNFIRAWIQDTKGSGVRMNILSPGAVDTDSLRSALAMAQGADRVDAAVEAMGVGNPTGRIADPSEMGKAAVFLSSDASSFITGVELFADGGMAQV encoded by the coding sequence ATGAGTCTCTCGCTCGCAGGAAAAGTCGCCGTCGTCACGGGCGGCGCGTCCGGGGTCGGCCTGGGCATCGCCCAGGAGTTTGTTGCCAACGGCGCCCGCGTGGTCATCATCGACCTGCACCAGGAGGCGCTCGACGAGGCGGTCGCGGCGATCGGGCCGAACTGCTCGGGGATCGTGGCCGACGTCACCAGGCTCGTGGACATGGAGGCCGCCTACCGACAGGTGAAGGAGTGTCACGGGCGACTCGACGCGGTCGTGGCCAACGCCGGGATCGGCGCGCACGCCCCGCTCGGCGCCATCACCGAGGAGCAGTTCGACCGGACCTTCAACGTCAATGCCAAGGGTGTCCTCTTCACCGTTCAGCCCGCGCTCGCACTGCTGCCGCCCGGCGGCACCGTCGTCATCATCGGCTCCACGGCGTCCATCCAGCCGCCGCGCGGGATGAGCCTGTACGGCGGCTCGAAGGCCGCGGTACGCAACTTCATCCGGGCCTGGATCCAGGACACCAAGGGATCGGGCGTCCGAATGAACATCCTCAGCCCCGGCGCGGTCGACACCGACTCCCTGCGCAGCGCACTGGCGATGGCTCAGGGAGCCGACCGCGTCGACGCCGCCGTCGAGGCCATGGGAGTGGGCAACCCGACCGGACGGATCGCCGACCCGAGCGAGATGGGGAAGGCCGCGGTCTTCCTCTCCAGCGACGCCTCCAGCTTCATCACCGGCGTCGAACTCTTCGCGGACGGCGGCATGGCACAGGTGTGA